A window of Gemmatimonadota bacterium contains these coding sequences:
- a CDS encoding ABC transporter ATP-binding protein, whose product MTHDQTSVFEATSLTKKFGDTTALNSVTLSLGTHRVIGLIGRNGGGKTTLIQHMIGLYLPTEGTCKTLGRACDQLGANELSRIGVVHQENRFFEWMTVEQHLRYVSSFYETWDRDLEAHLLRELELETSARVGNLSSGNMQKLGIILAVCHHPELLILDEPVSGLDPIARETLLKFLMTLLAEDQNTIVISSHILRDIEKIVDWVVCLDEGVVKADKSLDDLHQTYAKWTVTGNNLPQQFSEPYILSQTVNGVQAQLIVNQTLGNADQFKQTYQADITSQSLNLDQLFPILIREGA is encoded by the coding sequence ATGACACATGACCAGACATCTGTATTTGAAGCCACATCACTGACCAAAAAATTCGGTGACACCACAGCGCTCAACTCCGTAACGCTCTCTCTTGGGACACATCGCGTAATTGGATTGATCGGACGCAATGGCGGGGGCAAAACCACCTTAATCCAGCACATGATCGGCCTGTATTTGCCCACAGAGGGTACGTGTAAAACACTGGGACGTGCGTGCGATCAATTGGGGGCAAACGAACTTTCGCGCATAGGCGTGGTACACCAGGAAAATCGCTTTTTTGAATGGATGACCGTCGAACAGCATCTGCGCTACGTATCCTCATTTTACGAAACATGGGACCGCGACCTGGAAGCGCATCTGCTGCGCGAACTCGAACTGGAAACCTCCGCACGCGTGGGCAACCTGTCTTCGGGTAACATGCAAAAATTGGGAATCATTCTCGCAGTATGTCATCATCCCGAGCTATTGATCTTAGATGAGCCAGTCAGTGGCCTGGACCCCATTGCCCGGGAGACATTGTTGAAATTTCTAATGACTCTTTTGGCAGAAGACCAAAACACAATCGTGATCTCCTCGCACATTCTGCGAGACATCGAGAAAATAGTAGATTGGGTCGTATGCCTCGACGAAGGTGTGGTCAAAGCCGACAAATCACTGGACGATCTGCACCAGACCTACGCGAAGTGGACAGTCACAGGAAACAATCTGCCCCAGCAATTTTCTGAACCTTATATCCTGTCGCAAACAGTGAACGGAGTACAGGCACAATTGATCGTCAATCAGACACTGGGCAATGCAGACCAATTCAAACAGACATATCAAGCTGATATCACCAGTCAGTCCCTGAATCTCGACCAGCTATTTCCCATCCTGATTCGGGAGGGCGCATAA
- a CDS encoding GntR family transcriptional regulator, which produces MISIDHHNGIPVFRQIIDQVKFHVVSGLLAPGDELPSTRALSGQLGLNPMTVSKAYSLLEAEGLVERRRGRPLTVKPLRDQTVHAEKLEQLKPQLTQLATMVRQLGVDRAEVVDLFHSILDTLEEDNHDT; this is translated from the coding sequence TTGATCTCCATTGATCACCATAATGGCATACCCGTTTTTCGCCAGATTATCGACCAGGTGAAATTCCACGTAGTCAGCGGGCTGCTCGCGCCGGGAGACGAACTGCCCTCGACCCGCGCGTTATCGGGGCAATTGGGACTCAATCCAATGACAGTGAGCAAAGCGTATAGCTTATTGGAAGCAGAGGGATTGGTCGAGCGGCGGCGCGGACGACCTTTAACCGTAAAACCCTTACGAGATCAGACCGTACACGCTGAAAAACTGGAACAACTCAAACCACAACTCACGCAATTGGCAACAATGGTTCGGCAGTTGGGGGTTGATCGGGCGGAAGTCGTAGATCTTTTCCACTCCATCTTAGATACCCTGGAGGAAGACAATCATGACACATGA
- the pheA gene encoding prephenate dehydratase — protein sequence MGNTKKIVAFQGEPGAFSEMAARSYFGKDVEVVPKRNFSALFAAVEHEECTHGMVPIENSLIGSIHENYDHLSAHHLQIVGELKLRIVHNLIVNPGVKLKDIRYIYSQAPALAQCTQFTASLSQAETVMTSDTAGAVKALKTSGARDAAAIASAQAAWDYDLEILQAGIEDDHQNYTRFLVVTSEALSPENPDIQMPAKTSIVFAMKNVPGALFKSLSVFALRDLNLLKIESRPLAGKPWEYAFSLDFEGHIRQEPCARAIEHLREIATFVKILGSYRQGDMVEGKVWKDEKRKT from the coding sequence ATGGGTAATACGAAAAAAATTGTAGCATTTCAAGGTGAACCCGGTGCATTTAGTGAAATGGCCGCGCGCTCGTACTTTGGCAAAGATGTCGAAGTCGTACCGAAACGCAATTTCTCAGCCCTGTTTGCCGCAGTCGAACACGAAGAATGTACGCATGGCATGGTACCCATTGAAAACTCATTGATAGGCAGCATCCACGAAAATTACGACCACCTGTCAGCCCATCATTTACAGATCGTCGGCGAACTAAAATTGCGCATTGTACACAACTTGATTGTAAATCCAGGCGTAAAATTAAAAGACATCCGCTATATCTATTCGCAAGCACCTGCCCTGGCTCAGTGTACACAATTCACTGCATCTTTATCGCAGGCCGAAACAGTTATGACCTCCGATACCGCAGGAGCCGTAAAAGCTTTGAAAACATCGGGCGCACGCGATGCGGCTGCAATAGCGAGTGCCCAGGCAGCCTGGGATTACGATCTGGAAATTTTGCAGGCGGGCATTGAAGACGACCATCAAAACTACACGCGATTTTTAGTCGTCACATCCGAAGCGCTATCACCTGAAAATCCAGACATCCAAATGCCCGCAAAAACATCGATCGTATTCGCCATGAAAAATGTGCCCGGCGCATTATTTAAAAGTCTGAGCGTATTTGCATTGCGCGACCTCAATCTGCTCAAAATTGAATCTCGCCCCCTTGCGGGCAAACCCTGGGAATACGCCTTCTCACTCGACTTTGAGGGCCATATCCGTCAAGAACCCTGTGCCCGCGCCATTGAACACCTGCGCGAAATCGCCACCTTTGTAAAAATCCTCGGTTCTTATCGACAAGGGGACATGGTCGAAGGCAAAGTTTGGAAAGACGAAAAACGTAAAACGTGA
- a CDS encoding histone deacetylase: MNKVGLVQHPDFQKHDTGGAHPERPERLQTLHAHLDATGLTKDLITLEPRHVDTSWLEKAHTPEHIANVKSRCTQGITYMDDFDTRICPLSFDIARLAVGATFEAIDAVIAARVHTAFCAVRPPGHHAERNHAMGFCLFSNAVIAARYIQETYSLERVAIVDWDVHHGNGTQHILETDPSVFFFSIHQYPHYPGTGRADETGIGAGEGFTLNAPVPAGSDDAMYLRIFDDVFLPAMHAFKPQFVIISAGFDAHRSDPLSATQVTESGFAEMTKRVMTVARDHAAGRLISLLEGGYDLAGLARSVESHIKELMNG; the protein is encoded by the coding sequence ATGAACAAAGTAGGACTGGTTCAGCATCCCGATTTTCAAAAACACGACACGGGAGGCGCGCATCCCGAGCGACCCGAGCGCTTACAAACACTACATGCCCATCTGGACGCAACGGGCTTGACAAAAGACCTCATAACACTCGAACCCCGACATGTCGATACATCCTGGTTGGAAAAAGCGCACACCCCCGAACATATTGCAAACGTAAAATCTCGATGTACACAAGGCATCACGTACATGGACGATTTTGACACCAGAATCTGTCCACTATCTTTTGACATAGCCCGACTCGCTGTTGGCGCAACATTTGAAGCCATTGACGCGGTCATCGCCGCGCGCGTACACACGGCTTTTTGTGCCGTGCGGCCCCCCGGACACCATGCCGAACGCAATCACGCAATGGGATTCTGTCTATTTAGCAACGCGGTCATCGCCGCGCGATATATACAAGAAACATATTCCCTTGAACGCGTGGCAATTGTAGATTGGGACGTGCATCACGGCAATGGCACACAGCACATATTGGAAACCGATCCCTCGGTATTCTTCTTTAGCATCCACCAATACCCCCATTATCCCGGCACGGGACGGGCTGACGAAACCGGTATTGGCGCAGGAGAAGGATTCACACTAAATGCACCCGTGCCCGCAGGCAGCGATGACGCAATGTACTTGCGCATATTCGACGACGTATTCTTGCCCGCTATGCACGCATTTAAACCGCAATTTGTCATTATCTCCGCTGGATTTGACGCGCATCGGTCCGATCCCTTATCGGCCACTCAAGTGACGGAATCCGGTTTTGCCGAAATGACAAAGCGCGTAATGACTGTCGCACGAGATCACGCAGCAGGAAGACTAATCTCTCTCCTTGAAGGTGGATATGATCTGGCCGGCCTCGCGCGCAGCGTCGAATCTCATATAAAGGAACTAATGAATGGGTAA
- a CDS encoding ankyrin repeat domain-containing protein, with product MSIEQARAAVESGDVHTLKRLIAEDPQLVNKTTADNPRTLLHTLCDYPAHRPRGRESAEILIRSGANVNARAKFEGKTDPGETPLHWAASSDDAEMIEILLDSGAEIDIDGGNIANGTPLWEAVIFGMQNAAIKLIQRGATCNLMIAAGAGQLDLVEKFFDKEGNITDTAGVLPGWSEPRSARDCIDSAFGMACRNGQLETARWLLEKKPDINRKNPVGETPLDQAVDRKHTQVANWLMTIGAKRSANL from the coding sequence ATGAGCATTGAACAGGCGCGTGCTGCCGTTGAATCCGGCGATGTACATACCCTGAAAAGACTGATAGCAGAAGATCCGCAACTGGTCAATAAAACCACAGCGGACAATCCCCGCACACTTCTGCACACACTCTGCGACTATCCCGCGCACAGACCCAGAGGCCGCGAATCCGCAGAAATTTTGATACGTTCAGGCGCAAATGTAAATGCGCGGGCAAAATTCGAGGGAAAAACCGACCCTGGCGAAACACCCCTGCATTGGGCAGCCAGCAGCGACGATGCGGAAATGATTGAAATACTTCTCGACAGCGGTGCAGAAATCGACATCGATGGCGGGAATATTGCAAACGGCACACCGCTCTGGGAAGCCGTGATATTCGGCATGCAAAACGCAGCGATAAAACTAATCCAGCGCGGGGCAACCTGCAACCTGATGATCGCTGCTGGCGCGGGGCAACTCGATCTCGTTGAGAAATTTTTCGATAAGGAAGGCAATATAACCGATACGGCGGGCGTCCTGCCCGGATGGTCGGAACCACGATCTGCGCGAGATTGTATCGACAGTGCCTTCGGAATGGCCTGCCGCAATGGGCAACTCGAAACCGCCAGATGGCTGCTGGAGAAAAAACCGGATATCAACCGCAAAAATCCCGTTGGCGAAACGCCTCTGGATCAAGCCGTGGACAGAAAACACACCCAAGTAGCGAACTGGCTGATGACAATTGGCGCGAAACGATCCGCGAACTTATAA
- the mnmA gene encoding tRNA 2-thiouridine(34) synthase MnmA yields the protein MKIAALISGGVDSSVALNILKNEGHDLTAFYLKVWLEDELAFLGECPWEADLKFVRAVCDQLDVPLEVISLQSEYLERVVSYALDELRAGRTPSPDIFCNQRIKFGAFFDHIDSSYEKVATGHYAQIAQSNGTYHLKRAPDPIKDQTYFLSGMYQSQVARALFPIGNMMKSEVRQLARDFNLPNQARKDSQGICFLGKIRYPDFIAFHLGEKKGDIIDRETGQILGPHRGYYYYTIGQRYGLGLSGGPWYVVQKDIERNIIYVSHATKHKNTSRNQFVATKPNWIAEPPDKTALQLKLRHGPELIHCEIEATDDNRLSVTIAEKDSGIAPGQFAVFYDGDLCLGSAVIDH from the coding sequence ATGAAAATCGCCGCTCTCATCTCCGGTGGTGTCGATAGTTCGGTGGCTTTGAACATATTAAAAAATGAAGGCCACGATCTGACGGCATTTTACTTAAAAGTATGGCTCGAAGACGAACTCGCTTTCTTAGGGGAATGTCCCTGGGAAGCCGACCTGAAATTTGTCCGTGCCGTATGCGATCAACTCGATGTTCCGCTTGAAGTAATCTCCCTGCAATCGGAATACCTCGAACGCGTCGTATCTTATGCCCTCGACGAATTGCGCGCTGGACGCACACCCAGCCCAGATATATTTTGCAACCAGCGGATCAAATTCGGCGCATTCTTTGACCACATAGACAGCAGCTATGAAAAAGTGGCAACCGGACACTACGCCCAAATCGCACAGAGCAACGGAACTTATCATCTAAAACGCGCACCCGACCCCATCAAAGATCAGACCTACTTCTTATCCGGCATGTATCAATCGCAGGTCGCGCGGGCATTATTTCCCATCGGAAACATGATGAAAAGCGAAGTGCGCCAACTCGCGCGAGATTTTAACCTGCCAAATCAAGCGCGAAAAGACAGCCAGGGAATATGTTTCCTGGGCAAAATCAGATACCCCGATTTTATCGCATTTCACCTGGGCGAAAAAAAAGGCGATATTATCGACAGAGAAACCGGACAAATCCTGGGACCCCATCGGGGCTACTATTATTACACAATCGGACAGCGGTATGGCTTGGGATTGAGCGGAGGACCCTGGTACGTCGTACAAAAAGATATTGAGCGCAACATCATCTATGTATCCCACGCCACGAAGCACAAGAACACATCGCGGAACCAATTTGTCGCCACAAAACCCAATTGGATAGCAGAACCACCTGACAAAACCGCCCTGCAATTGAAACTGCGTCATGGCCCAGAACTGATCCACTGCGAAATCGAAGCAACAGACGACAACCGCTTATCCGTAACCATAGCAGAAAAAGATTCCGGCATTGCACCCGGACAATTCGCTGTATTTTACGATGGCGACCTCTGTCTCGGCAGCGCGGTAATTGACCACTGA
- a CDS encoding phytanoyl-CoA dioxygenase family protein, whose product MSSKREQLIQDGFCVFENVLTPEMVERTNAVSNCLLDAQDAEYFEAQKSTGSLISIYNDDFFAELVTWTKALNALREMGFDHPTFSSGYIISKPPHSPPLFWHQDWWGWNDPISYEPLPQQVFLMYYLVNTSRENGCLRLIEGSHLNRHPLHDITPEAHTEDLRRVSDPDHPAYQSYPDERDVPVRAGDLVIGDSRLLHSAHANKTDQRRTVITLWYHPIYNELPNGMRARLANRHPIPDHWSEKAIRKIAPLMPIYEGDCEELEWNRIPGPALV is encoded by the coding sequence ATGTCTTCCAAACGCGAACAGTTAATTCAAGATGGATTCTGTGTATTTGAAAATGTGCTCACCCCTGAAATGGTTGAGCGGACAAACGCGGTGTCCAATTGCCTGTTAGACGCGCAAGATGCCGAGTATTTTGAAGCACAGAAATCAACGGGAAGTCTGATCAGCATTTACAATGATGACTTTTTTGCCGAATTGGTCACCTGGACCAAGGCACTCAATGCTCTGAGAGAAATGGGCTTTGATCACCCCACCTTTTCATCAGGCTATATAATCAGCAAACCCCCGCACAGCCCACCCCTATTCTGGCATCAAGATTGGTGGGGATGGAATGATCCCATCAGCTACGAGCCCCTGCCACAGCAGGTATTTTTGATGTACTATCTCGTAAATACCTCGCGTGAAAACGGGTGTTTAAGGTTAATCGAAGGCTCGCATTTGAACCGACATCCCCTGCACGACATAACTCCCGAAGCACACACCGAAGATTTGCGGCGCGTATCCGATCCGGACCATCCGGCCTATCAGTCGTATCCCGACGAGCGCGATGTTCCCGTGCGTGCTGGCGACCTGGTCATCGGCGATTCGCGGTTATTGCACAGCGCACACGCCAATAAAACGGATCAGCGGCGGACAGTCATCACACTGTGGTACCACCCGATATACAACGAACTGCCCAACGGCATGCGCGCCCGCCTGGCGAACCGGCACCCGATTCCAGATCACTGGTCTGAAAAAGCTATTCGCAAAATCGCGCCTCTAATGCCCATTTACGAAGGCGATTGTGAAGAGCTCGAATGGAATCGTATCCCTGGACCTGCATTGGTGTGA
- a CDS encoding mandelate racemase/muconate lactonizing enzyme family protein — translation MKITDITCDILSTARQQGATRYEDTAGLKFPQVAPQSTETFPGRADTRHLCVYPSGRSTALIRVHTDNGIEGIGEAHAPAAPRVVKTIVEDLLSPVLMGEDPRSIDVLWERMFSTMRLRSHTQGFTLEAIAGIDIALWDIRGKYYNEPIWRLLGGAYRLQIPVYSSGTPGQTIESRCEGIERVLDEGFSVVKTSCGRGTIDEQMHVVSEMSRAVGDRGKLLVDAHGGFDIKDALRFVRLLEDLGNVEWFEDALLPEDHQGYRQLTQSTSVRIAVGETDCNRYVVRDRLLNEECDLILPDVCRAGGISETLRIAQLADVFGVSWASHVSTSTPVHLMAGLHVGAATPNCFISECPSGFARGPFGNGLLTEPLSLENGHITLSEKPGLGITLNEDAVARLILS, via the coding sequence ATGAAAATTACCGATATTACCTGCGATATTCTCTCTACCGCTCGCCAGCAGGGTGCGACGCGATATGAAGATACCGCAGGATTAAAATTTCCGCAAGTCGCGCCCCAATCCACAGAGACCTTTCCCGGTAGAGCCGATACGCGACATCTCTGTGTCTATCCTTCGGGGCGTTCGACAGCGCTTATTCGCGTGCATACAGATAACGGTATTGAGGGCATTGGCGAAGCCCACGCTCCGGCTGCGCCCCGCGTTGTCAAAACGATTGTGGAAGATTTGTTGAGTCCTGTGCTCATGGGGGAGGATCCGCGCTCAATCGATGTCTTGTGGGAGCGCATGTTTTCGACGATGCGCCTGCGCTCTCATACGCAGGGGTTTACGCTGGAGGCGATTGCGGGGATCGATATCGCGCTTTGGGATATACGCGGTAAGTATTACAACGAACCCATCTGGCGGTTGCTCGGCGGTGCTTATCGCTTGCAAATTCCCGTGTATTCATCGGGGACGCCGGGTCAGACTATTGAATCTCGTTGCGAGGGGATTGAAAGGGTTCTGGATGAAGGCTTTTCTGTGGTGAAAACGTCCTGTGGACGAGGGACGATAGACGAACAAATGCACGTTGTCAGCGAGATGTCCCGCGCTGTGGGAGATCGCGGCAAGTTGCTTGTTGATGCGCACGGCGGATTCGATATTAAAGATGCTCTTCGCTTTGTCCGATTGCTCGAAGATCTCGGCAATGTAGAATGGTTTGAAGATGCTCTGTTGCCCGAAGATCATCAGGGGTATCGGCAGCTGACCCAATCGACTTCTGTTCGAATCGCTGTTGGGGAGACGGACTGCAACCGCTATGTTGTGCGAGACCGGTTGCTGAACGAGGAATGCGATCTCATTCTGCCGGATGTTTGTCGGGCCGGGGGTATTTCTGAGACGCTGCGTATTGCACAATTGGCCGATGTGTTTGGCGTCTCATGGGCGTCTCATGTGAGTACCAGTACTCCCGTTCATCTCATGGCGGGTCTGCATGTCGGCGCGGCGACACCCAATTGCTTTATTTCTGAATGTCCCAGTGGTTTTGCGCGCGGGCCTTTTGGCAACGGGCTTCTTACAGAACCTTTGTCGCTTGAAAATGGGCATATTACTTTGAGTGAAAAACCCGGTTTGGGTATTACGCTTAATGAAGATGCTGTTGCTCGGCTGATTTTATCATAA
- the purT gene encoding formate-dependent phosphoribosylglycinamide formyltransferase, with protein MPIIGTPLSPTATKVLMCGSGELGKEVVIELQRYGVEVIAVDRYANAPAMQVAHRSHVITMLDGAALRKVIKKEQPDLIVPEIEAIATDTLIELESEGFTVIPTARAARLTMNREGIRRLAAEELGLKTSPYRFASNLEEYRAAVREIGVPCVIKPIMSSSGKGQSTVKNMATAEKSWTYAQEGARGGADAVIVEGFVDFDYEITLLTLRYEGGTSFCAPIGHRQVDGDYHESWQPQPMSEAALAESQRMGKAITDALGGRGIFGVELFVKGDDIYFSEVSPRPHDTGMVTMISQDLSEFALHARAILGLPVPNIKHHGPSASHVILVEGHSQQVQFGNLSAALAESDTEIRLFGKPEVQGERRMGVVLARGATLQEARKKAKAGAKAVSISL; from the coding sequence ATGCCAATCATTGGAACACCGCTTTCACCCACCGCAACCAAAGTACTCATGTGTGGCTCTGGCGAATTGGGAAAAGAAGTTGTCATTGAACTCCAGCGCTATGGCGTTGAAGTAATCGCCGTAGATCGCTACGCCAATGCGCCCGCGATGCAAGTAGCGCATCGGTCGCATGTCATTACCATGCTGGATGGAGCTGCCCTGCGCAAAGTCATAAAAAAAGAACAGCCCGACTTAATCGTGCCCGAAATTGAGGCAATCGCCACAGACACACTCATCGAATTGGAAAGCGAAGGATTCACAGTAATCCCAACAGCCAGAGCGGCTCGCCTGACAATGAACCGCGAAGGCATCCGTCGGTTAGCCGCCGAAGAACTGGGACTAAAGACCTCACCTTACCGGTTTGCGTCAAATTTAGAAGAATACCGCGCAGCAGTTCGGGAAATCGGCGTACCGTGTGTCATAAAACCAATCATGAGTTCATCGGGCAAGGGACAAAGCACCGTAAAAAACATGGCCACCGCCGAAAAATCGTGGACCTATGCACAGGAAGGAGCGCGCGGAGGCGCAGATGCGGTCATCGTAGAAGGATTTGTAGATTTTGATTATGAAATTACGCTATTGACCCTGCGCTATGAAGGAGGCACGAGTTTTTGCGCGCCAATAGGACATCGGCAGGTAGATGGCGACTATCACGAATCGTGGCAACCACAACCAATGAGCGAGGCCGCACTTGCAGAATCACAACGGATGGGCAAGGCCATCACCGACGCACTGGGTGGCCGCGGCATATTTGGAGTAGAATTATTTGTAAAAGGCGACGACATCTACTTCAGCGAAGTATCACCCCGCCCACATGACACGGGCATGGTAACCATGATCTCGCAAGACCTGTCTGAATTTGCCCTGCATGCGCGGGCAATCCTGGGATTGCCAGTGCCAAACATCAAACACCACGGTCCCTCGGCTTCGCATGTAATCCTGGTAGAAGGACATTCACAACAGGTGCAATTCGGCAACCTGAGCGCAGCACTCGCCGAATCCGATACAGAAATCCGCTTATTTGGCAAACCCGAAGTACAGGGGGAACGGCGAATGGGAGTCGTCCTCGCGAGAGGCGCAACACTGCAAGAAGCGCGCAAAAAGGCAAAAGCGGGAGCAAAGGCGGTCAGTATCTCGCTCTGA
- a CDS encoding DUF433 domain-containing protein, with amino-acid sequence MKFTRITTDPNVFGGKPCIRGMRFPVSRLLGLLASHETEETILKAYPYLEAEDIHEALQYAAFK; translated from the coding sequence ATGAAATTTACACGTATTACAACTGATCCCAACGTATTTGGCGGTAAGCCTTGTATTCGAGGGATGCGCTTTCCCGTGTCGCGTCTTTTGGGACTTCTGGCATCTCACGAAACCGAAGAAACCATACTCAAGGCATATCCCTATTTAGAGGCAGAAGACATACACGAGGCATTACAATATGCAGCTTTTAAATGA
- a CDS encoding Gfo/Idh/MocA family oxidoreductase: MSSKTYRAAVIGLGMIGGADQVSGDVLGQRVDSMDGTHTFAYQNHPHIDLVAGSSRDQGRRERYEARTGAVTYESWRTMIANETLDIVSIATYTPTHAEIAIACAERGIPVIYCEKPAATTAIDAQHMLEAQKHGLLVFNHQRRFDPNYRRLSALIAEGKLGTLISASLQWPTGRLGNVGTHAIDALLMLTGHRVQSVSATLDLAGKPDCRGDEFRDPGGWGVMRMNDGLMVTVSAPDYSTAPPRTEINGHKGRAIIEAKGITLEYWTGETEQWPPHKDSDSGMDRAVSEIVAYLDDRVPFSYNPEEAVHTLEAIVAFHASHNKNAAYVDLPLSGSDREIVVLSG; this comes from the coding sequence ATGTCTTCTAAAACATACCGAGCCGCGGTAATCGGCCTGGGAATGATCGGCGGAGCAGATCAAGTCTCAGGAGATGTATTGGGTCAGCGCGTGGACAGTATGGACGGCACGCATACTTTTGCGTATCAAAACCATCCGCACATCGATCTCGTGGCCGGATCAAGCCGCGACCAGGGGCGACGCGAGCGCTATGAAGCGCGCACGGGTGCTGTAACTTATGAGAGTTGGCGCACAATGATCGCCAACGAAACACTCGATATCGTCAGCATAGCGACCTACACCCCTACCCACGCGGAAATTGCCATAGCCTGTGCCGAACGTGGAATTCCCGTCATCTATTGCGAAAAACCCGCGGCGACGACCGCAATAGATGCCCAACACATGCTCGAAGCACAAAAACACGGATTATTGGTCTTCAACCATCAGCGAAGATTTGATCCCAATTATCGCCGGCTCAGCGCGCTAATTGCCGAAGGAAAACTGGGCACACTTATTTCCGCTTCTCTCCAATGGCCGACGGGACGATTGGGCAATGTGGGAACCCATGCGATTGATGCCCTCTTGATGCTCACCGGGCATCGCGTCCAATCAGTCTCTGCAACGCTTGATCTGGCTGGAAAGCCAGATTGTCGCGGCGATGAATTTCGCGATCCCGGAGGATGGGGCGTCATGCGTATGAACGATGGACTAATGGTAACAGTGAGCGCACCCGATTATTCCACCGCACCGCCGCGCACGGAAATTAACGGACATAAGGGACGAGCAATTATTGAGGCAAAAGGCATCACACTTGAATACTGGACTGGAGAAACAGAACAGTGGCCGCCCCATAAGGATAGCGATTCGGGAATGGACCGCGCCGTATCGGAAATCGTCGCCTATCTGGATGATCGCGTCCCCTTTTCTTATAACCCCGAAGAAGCCGTTCATACACTCGAAGCCATTGTCGCTTTCCACGCTTCTCATAACAAAAACGCAGCCTATGTTGATCTACCCCTATCGGGCAGTGACCGCGAGATAGTTGTGTTAAGTGGATAG
- a CDS encoding lysophospholipase, translated as MFGEIRNKNGEKLDYAFHSGNPESKHIVVLGHGVTGNKDRPFLVALSQALETEGLNVLRFSFAGNGDSEGRFEDSTITKEVDDLGSVLDVLDGYTICYAGHSMGGAVGVLRASTDTRIQQLISLAGMVDTKGFAQREFGDVTPDEGNMWDDPDCPLSSAYMDDLTAIDTVVDRASQISIPWLLVHGTEDDVVPIEDSQIIFEHTNEPKELVVLPGADHVFSDDATPAMIQAVINWIAKQE; from the coding sequence ATGTTTGGAGAAATCCGAAATAAAAACGGCGAAAAACTCGATTATGCTTTTCACAGTGGAAATCCCGAAAGCAAACACATCGTAGTCCTGGGCCACGGCGTAACCGGCAACAAAGACAGGCCATTTTTGGTCGCGCTATCACAAGCATTGGAGACCGAAGGGCTCAACGTCCTGCGCTTCTCTTTTGCCGGCAATGGGGATTCAGAAGGCCGATTTGAAGATTCGACCATAACAAAAGAAGTAGATGATCTGGGTTCCGTGCTGGACGTTCTGGACGGATATACAATCTGTTATGCCGGACACAGCATGGGAGGCGCAGTCGGAGTATTGCGGGCGAGCACAGATACGCGCATTCAACAACTCATCTCGTTGGCGGGCATGGTAGATACAAAGGGATTTGCACAGCGCGAATTTGGAGATGTCACCCCCGATGAAGGCAACATGTGGGACGACCCGGATTGCCCGCTATCCAGCGCATATATGGACGACCTGACAGCGATTGACACCGTCGTAGATCGCGCGTCTCAAATCTCGATCCCGTGGTTGCTCGTACACGGCACAGAGGACGACGTGGTACCCATTGAAGACTCCCAGATAATCTTTGAACACACCAACGAACCAAAAGAACTGGTAGTACTACCCGGTGCAGATCACGTATTCAGCGATGACGCAACACCCGCCATGATACAGGCCGTTATAAATTGGATTGCAAAACAGGAGTAA